The Cydia amplana chromosome 9, ilCydAmpl1.1, whole genome shotgun sequence genome includes a region encoding these proteins:
- the LOC134650850 gene encoding uncharacterized protein LOC134650850, giving the protein MAKPSFDVKTAIALLPVMTGQEDTTKQLIDGIIMYSSIINSETQQVLIEFVLKTRLSSSAKLRLKTSYTSVELLIADMRTFLLPKKSSESIQAQLYRARQGRRTIEAFGAEIEDLFVNLTISQADGNDSGYDVLRPLNEKSAIKRFADGLADPKLSTIISSRQFTSLPEAIRTAIDEHSSSPQQEQVLHYGRNHYRDKLTTTNLLEHKINLKENASPVYVKPYRIPHALRKELQTQIQDMLDNDIIEETTSEWSSPVLLVPKKSDKLGEKKWRLVVDYRQLNNKIQDDKFPLPNITEILDSLADMAYQATS; this is encoded by the exons ATGGCTAAGCCCAGTTTTGATGTCAAGACGGCCATCGCCTTGTTGCCCGTCATGACGGGGCAGGAGGATACCACTAAGCAGTTGATAGACGGCATTATAATGTACAGTTCCATTATTAATAGCGAAACTCAACAGGTTTTAATAGAGTTCGTCCTGAAAACAAGACTCTCGTCTAGCGCTAAGCTCAGATTAAAGACGTCATATACTAGCGTAGAATTACTTATCGCGGATATGCGTACATTCTTACTACCTAAAAAATCGTCCGAATCGATTCAGGCTCAACTGTACAGAGCTAGGCAAGGTAGGAGAACTATAGAGGCATTTGGAGCCGAGATCGAGGATCTTTTTGTCAATCTGACCATATCCCAGGCCGACGGTAACGACAGCGGGTACGATGTACTTCGCCCACTGAACGAGAAATCAGCCATTAAGCGTTTTGCAGACGGTTTAGCAGATCCCAAGTTAAGTACCATAATATCATCTAGGCAATTTACGTCACTGCCCGAAGCGATCAGGACGGCCATCGACGAGCACAGCTCATCACCACAGCAGGAGCAGGTCCTACATTACGGGCGCAACCATTATC GCGACAAGCTTACTACAACAAACTTGCTGGAGcacaaaattaacttaaaagaAAATGCCAGCCCAGTATACGTAAAGCCTTACAGGATACCACACGCCTTACGCAAAGAACTCCAAACTCAGATCCAAGATATGCTAGACAACGACATAATTGAAGAGACTACTTCCGAGTGGTCCAGTCCAGTTTTGCTTGTTCCCAAAAAGAGTGATAAGTTAGGAGAAAAGAAATGGAGATTGGTTGTCGACTATAggcaactaaataataaaatacaggaTGATAAATTCCCATTGCCCAACATAACAGAAATATTAGATTCCCTAGCAG atatggCGTACCAAGCGACATCATAA